In Flavobacterium sp. N1736, the following are encoded in one genomic region:
- a CDS encoding glycosyltransferase — translation MEKKKKILVFTDCYIYGGSERLMSFLLNNKKLKENYEIKLSYRKYAAYEKDMQNDYAMTPSTDLLPQFLLSNETLFYRINSLHLPKIIKIIIKLPFFIFQKFQIYSIYNLIVFSFLLKKQRPTILHINNGGYPGAKSCNVLVAANFLTIQAKIVYQVNNQAQSCDGYLERIYDKFINKNVHFFINASQRAKQQLIEKRDFNQDKILLINNCVTLPIIKHSREQILRELNIPADSFLIVEVAFLSERKGQRFLIAALADLYKKENFSRQKVYCALVGNGEDEEFLKRYIDELGLNSNVFLLGYKNNSEDFISACDLFVLPSIKDEDMPLVLLSALGYGKPIISTNFAGIAQVIRTNSNGILIKNDLNTFTYNLSSEILRLINNEKLRLELGYNAQKSYMDYNPENYGLKLKDVYEQIYE, via the coding sequence ATGGAGAAAAAGAAGAAAATTTTAGTTTTTACTGATTGTTATATCTATGGCGGTAGTGAAAGATTGATGTCTTTTTTATTAAACAACAAAAAACTAAAAGAGAATTATGAAATAAAATTGTCTTATAGAAAGTATGCGGCTTATGAAAAAGATATGCAAAATGATTATGCAATGACCCCTTCTACTGATCTTTTGCCTCAATTTTTATTATCTAACGAAACACTATTTTATAGAATAAATAGTTTGCACCTTCCAAAAATTATAAAAATTATTATTAAGTTGCCTTTTTTTATTTTTCAAAAGTTTCAGATTTATTCAATATATAATCTAATAGTTTTTTCTTTTTTATTAAAGAAACAAAGACCAACGATACTTCATATTAATAATGGTGGTTATCCAGGAGCTAAAAGCTGTAATGTCTTAGTGGCGGCTAATTTTCTAACGATTCAAGCTAAAATTGTATATCAGGTTAATAATCAGGCACAATCTTGTGATGGTTATTTAGAAAGAATTTATGACAAGTTTATCAACAAGAATGTTCATTTTTTTATCAATGCATCACAGAGAGCAAAACAACAATTAATAGAAAAACGAGATTTTAATCAAGATAAAATATTATTGATAAACAATTGCGTAACATTACCTATAATAAAACATAGTAGAGAACAGATTTTAAGAGAATTAAATATTCCAGCTGATAGTTTTTTAATTGTTGAAGTTGCATTTTTATCAGAAAGAAAAGGGCAAAGATTTTTAATTGCTGCATTGGCAGATTTATATAAAAAAGAAAATTTTTCAAGACAAAAGGTGTATTGTGCTTTAGTAGGCAATGGTGAAGATGAAGAATTCTTGAAAAGATATATTGATGAATTAGGATTAAACTCTAATGTTTTCCTTTTGGGATATAAAAACAATAGTGAGGATTTTATTTCAGCATGCGATTTGTTTGTTTTACCATCAATAAAAGATGAAGATATGCCTTTAGTTTTGTTGTCTGCTTTAGGCTATGGAAAACCCATTATTTCTACTAATTTTGCAGGTATTGCTCAAGTAATTCGAACTAATTCAAATGGTATTTTAATAAAAAACGATTTAAATACGTTTACATATAATTTATCTAGCGAGATTCTTAGATTAATTAATAATGAAAAGTTAAGATTAGAATTGGGATACAACGCGCAGAAAAGTTATATGGATTACAACCCGGAAAATTATGGACTGAAATTGAAAGATGTTTATGAGCAAATTTATGAATGA